The sequence TTCGGCGCGGGTGGGAACTTCGTGCGCACCATCCTGCGCGCGGCCGGGAATGGCGGGCCGCTGCGCGTGGTCGAGGACCAGCTCGGCCGGCCGACCTGGACGCACTCACTGGCGCGCGGGATGTTCGCGGCCGTGGCGGCGGGCGCGCGCGGCGTGCTCCACCTGTGCAACGAGGGCATCGCCTCGTTCTACGAGCTCGCGCGCGAGGCCACGACCGAGGGCGCGCGCCGCGGACTGTGCCCGAAGGTCGAAGTCATTCCCATTCCCACCTCCGAGATGCCGCGTCCGGCGCCGCGCCCCGCGTACGGCGTGCTCGGCCTGGCGCGCGCGCGGGCCCTGGGAATCACGCTCCCGCACTGGCGCGACGCGCTGGCGCAGTATCTCGACGCCGAGCAGGGAGGCCGCGATGCCTAGGGCGCTGATCACCGGCGGCGCCGGCTTCATCGGCTCGCACCTGTGCCGCCGCTTCCTCGGCGACGGCTGGAGCGTGGTGTGCATGGACAACCTGCTCACGGGCCGGCTCGAGAACATCGAGGACCTGTTCGGCCGCGAGGGCTTCCGCTTCGTGAAGCACGACGTCACGAGCTTCATCCACGTGCCGGAGCCGCTCGACGCGGTGCTGCACTTCGCCTCGCCCGCGAGCCCGATCGACTTCGAGAGACTGCCCATCCAGATCCTGAAGGTCGGCGCGCTCGGGACTCACAACGCGCTCGGCGTGGCCAAGGCCAAGGGCGCGCGCTTCCTGCTCGCCTCCACCTCGGAGTGCTACGGCGACCCGGCAGTGAATCCCCAGCCCGAGAGCTACTGGGGCAACGTGAACCCGGTCGGCATCCGTGGGGTGTACGACGAGGCCAAGCGCTTCGCGGAGGCCATGACCATGGCCTACCACCGCTACCACAAGGTCGACGTGCGCATCGTGCGCATCTTCAACACCTACGGCCCGGGCATGCGTCCCGACGACGGCCGCATGATCCCCGCCTTCTTCACGCAGGCGCTGCGCGGCGAGAACCTCACCGTCTTCGGCGACGGCCTGCAGACGCGCAGCGTCTGCTTCGTGTCGGACCTGGTCGAGGGCATCGTGCGGCTGCTCGGCTCGTCGTACGTCGGGCCGATGAACCTGGGCAACCAGCGCGAGCTCACCGTGCTCGAGGTCGCGGAGCTGATCTGCAAAGTGACCGCCTCGAAGTCGCGCGTGATTCACAAGGGCCTGCCGCCCGACGACCCGCAGCAGCGCCGCCCGGACATCTCGCTGGCGAAGCGCGAGCTCGCGGGCTGGGAGCCGCAGGTCTCGCCGGAAGAGGGCTTCGCGCGCACGCTGCCGTACTTCAGGGCCCAGCTCGAGCGCGGTCGCCCGTGAGTGGCTTTCCGCCCGAGCGCGTGCGCAACTTCGCGATCATTGCGCATATCGACCACGGCAAGTCGACCCTGTCGGACCGCCTGATCGAGCTGACCAACACGGTCTCGGAGCGCGAGCGGGTCGACCAGATGACCGACTCCATGGACCTCGAGCGCGAGCGCGGCATCACCATCAAGGCGCAGACCGTGCGCATGCGGTACCGCGCGCAGGACGGGCAGGAGTATCTGCTCAACCTGATCGACACGCCGGGTCACGTGGACTTCCACTACGAGGTGTCGCGCTCGCTGGCCGCGTGTGAGGGCGCGCTGCTCGTGGTCGACGCCGCCCAGGGCGTCGAGGCGCAGACGGTCGCCAACGCCGAGCTCGCGGTGGCGGGCGGGCTCGAGATCATCCCGGTCGTGAACAAGATCGACCTGCCGAGCGCCGACCCCGAGCGCGCGCTGCGCGAGGTCGAGGAGATCGTCGGCATCTCGGCCGAGGGCGCGCTCTTGGTGTCGGCCAAGACCGGCCAGAACGTCGAGGCCATCCTCGAGGCGGTGGTCGCGCGCGTGCCGCCGCCCAAAGGCAACCCCGACGCGCCGCTGCGCGGGCTGATCTTCGACAGCTGGTACGACCCGTTCCTGGGCGCGACGATGCTGGTGCGCGTGGTCGATGGATCGCTCGGCAAGCGCGCGCGCATCCAGCTGCTCTCCGACAAGAGTGAGTGGGACGTGACCCTCTTGGGCGTGCCGCAGCTGCGCGTGAAGCCCGTCGAGTCCGTCTCGACCGGCGAGGTCGGCGTGGTGGCGGCCAGCATCCGCGACCCCAAGGCGGTGCGCATAGGCGACACGCTCACCGACGCCGCGAATCCGTGCACCGAGCCGCTGCCCGGCTTCAAGCCCATGCAGCCCATGGTCTGGAGCGGGCTGTATCCCGCCGACCCGGGCAGCTACGACGCCCTGCGCGCCGCGATCGACAAGCTCCAGCTCAATGACTCCTCCTTCAC comes from Myxococcota bacterium and encodes:
- a CDS encoding UDP-glucuronic acid decarboxylase family protein yields the protein MPRALITGGAGFIGSHLCRRFLGDGWSVVCMDNLLTGRLENIEDLFGREGFRFVKHDVTSFIHVPEPLDAVLHFASPASPIDFERLPIQILKVGALGTHNALGVAKAKGARFLLASTSECYGDPAVNPQPESYWGNVNPVGIRGVYDEAKRFAEAMTMAYHRYHKVDVRIVRIFNTYGPGMRPDDGRMIPAFFTQALRGENLTVFGDGLQTRSVCFVSDLVEGIVRLLGSSYVGPMNLGNQRELTVLEVAELICKVTASKSRVIHKGLPPDDPQQRRPDISLAKRELAGWEPQVSPEEGFARTLPYFRAQLERGRP
- the lepA gene encoding translation elongation factor 4, which produces MSGFPPERVRNFAIIAHIDHGKSTLSDRLIELTNTVSERERVDQMTDSMDLERERGITIKAQTVRMRYRAQDGQEYLLNLIDTPGHVDFHYEVSRSLAACEGALLVVDAAQGVEAQTVANAELAVAGGLEIIPVVNKIDLPSADPERALREVEEIVGISAEGALLVSAKTGQNVEAILEAVVARVPPPKGNPDAPLRGLIFDSWYDPFLGATMLVRVVDGSLGKRARIQLLSDKSEWDVTLLGVPQLRVKPVESVSTGEVGVVAASIRDPKAVRIGDTLTDAANPCTEPLPGFKPMQPMVWSGLYPADPGSYDALRAAIDKLQLNDSSFTAEPETSGALGFGFRCGYLGLLHMEIAQERLEREFGLDLIITAPTVVYRVKKTDGSTIELHRPSDLPDLNEIEEIQEPRILAQIHMPTPYIGAVLQLCQDRRGIQRDLAVHSDRRA